TCGCGGTTGGCGATCGCCCAACAGGTTAGCCGCAACGAGCTAGGCGATTTACTACTGGCCGATACTAATCAGAAGTATGGGGATTTCCTCAAGCAGGATGAGGCTACCTTCAGGCAGGGGTGGCGATCTTAGGCGATCGTAAAGGATACTTAGATCTTAGAGATCTTAGATAATTTAGATATTCAGGACAGACCTGCCAATAACTTCGCAATCCCAAGTAATCCCAAGTAATCAGTAATTAGCGAGGGTATTTGCTTGATCCGGGCCAAAGTCTTGATGCCTTGACTGCGCTGCGATACTAATTTATTTAATTAACCAATAAATAGCGCCGGATCAGAGGTTGAAACCAATTCCAGCGCCAGTTCCACATCCTGAATGCTGCTAGTAACGGTGCCCAGAATTTCGCCCGTGGAGATGCGTTCGATTACTGTGCCCTGCACTGGGAAACCAAATCCGGGCTGGATTCTGGCTGAAAACAAGCCTATGTCATTAAAGCTAAAGTTGCCCACAATCACGATCCGATCGCCATCGGCCAGGTTGAGATCGCTAATTTGATCGGCGTTGTCAATGCTAAAACCCGCCGTATCTGCCCGCAACACAAACGTATCTGCACCGCCAGCGCCAACCAGCAAATCAGTGCCAAAGTCACCGATCAAAATATCATCATCAATGCCGCCGCTCAGGAAATCATTGCCCTGACCACCGCGCAGAAAATTAGCGCCATTATTGGCCAACACCAGGTCATCGCCAATGTTGCCATTCAGGACATTGTTGCCAAATTCACCCACCAGCTCATCATCACCTTTGCCACCTCTAAGATAATCATTACCAGTGGAGCCAAACAGAAAGTCACTGCCCTGGTTGCCATTCACCACATCATCGCCACTAGAGCCAACGATCGTATCGCTGCCATTAAAGCCGCGAATCCCGGCTGGGTTGTCGATCGTGAATTCTGGGCGCAATTCCAGGTCATCGGCCAAGTCAGACAGATCAAAGAAAAATGAGGAGCTGTTGGCGATCTGTGTGATCAATTCGTAGCTGCTGAGCAGAAATGAGTTGTTAATAATAGCCATAGTTTTAATCTATACCCCGCTTGATTGGTAGTTTTTGCTTGATTAGCTGCTGGCAATTTCTTGCTTTGCTTGCTGATTGATGAGGCGCTCACATGATCGCTGAGATGGTGATAACTTATTACTTAATTACTTATTACAAAACGATGCCTTTGCAAGAGCTTTAATAGCTTTAATAGATAGGGCTTCCCGATGTTGATTGACGGGCTTGCCAGGAGAATGTTCCCAAATCCGAGCAATAGCCGATCGCATTTGATCGCTTAATTACTGCTATTTCTATCGAGACATTGTGCAATCAGCAACTAAATTGCTCAGCTCCAGCAGATATTCAGGCAAAAAAAATTAAGTCTCCTGCACATGCATTGCTCAAAGCTAATTGCGTTTCTGTATTTATCTATCCTTCATCGTGAGCCGCCATCTTGTTATCATGCTTCAGGTTAGAAATAATTAGAAATTAAAAGTAGCCGCAGATAAATTGTGTTGTCTTGGACGAGCTATCCTACCAGTAACCAGTAACCAGTAACCAGCGTTGGCCACTGATAGCGCTCTTTGGCAGCTATCTGGAATCAAGAAATCAAGAATTAATAATCAAGTATTAATAAAGAGAAAAAATATGGCGGTAATAGTCCTAAAGCATGAAAGTTGAATTACGCGGCATTAGTAAAAACTTTGGCAAGGTACGGGCAAATCAAGATATATCGAT
The sequence above is a segment of the Pseudanabaena sp. PCC 7367 genome. Coding sequences within it:
- a CDS encoding calcium-binding protein — its product is MAIINNSFLLSSYELITQIANSSSFFFDLSDLADDLELRPEFTIDNPAGIRGFNGSDTIVGSSGDDVVNGNQGSDFLFGSTGNDYLRGGKGDDELVGEFGNNVLNGNIGDDLVLANNGANFLRGGQGNDFLSGGIDDDILIGDFGTDLLVGAGGADTFVLRADTAGFSIDNADQISDLNLADGDRIVIVGNFSFNDIGLFSARIQPGFGFPVQGTVIERISTGEILGTVTSSIQDVELALELVSTSDPALFIG